Proteins encoded in a region of the Zea mays cultivar B73 chromosome 2, Zm-B73-REFERENCE-NAM-5.0, whole genome shotgun sequence genome:
- the LOC100273345 gene encoding germin-like protein subfamily 1 member 17 precursor: MASSLVLIAAALLALASSWQQAIAYDPSPLQDFCVADKNSPVRVNGFPCKDPMAVTPDDFFNAAMIIDKRRDTNNKVGSNVTNVNVESFPGLNTLGISLARIDYAPLGVNPPHIHPRATELLTVLEGTLYLGFVTSNPNRLFSKVVKKGDVFVFPKAMIHFQMNLDHDKPAAALSSLSSQNPGVITIASAVFGSKPPISDDVLAKAFQVEKKLIDWLQSQFWDTNY, from the exons ATGGCCTCCTCCTTGGTCCTCATCGCAGCGGCCCTGCTTGCGCTGGCCTCGTCGTGGCAGCAGGCCATCGCCTACGATCCTAGCCCCCTCCAGGACTTCTGTGTCGCAGACAAGAACTCGCCTG TTCGCGTCAACGGGTTCCCTTGCAAGGACCCGATGGCGGTCACCCCGGACGACTTCTTCAACGCGGCGATGATCATCGACAAGCGGAGGGACACGAACAACAAGGTGGGGTCCAACGTCACCAACGTGAACGTGGAGAGCTTCCCGGGGCTGAACACGCTGGGCATCTCGCTGGCGCGCATCGACTACGCGCCGCTCGGGGTGAACCCGCCGCACATCCACCCACGCGCTACCGAGCTGCTCACCGTGCTCGAGGGCACCCTCTACCTCGGCTTCGTCACGTCCAACCCCAACCGCCTCTTCTCCAAGGTGGTCAAGAAGGGCGACGTCTTCGTCTTCCCCAAGGCCATGATCCACTTCCAGATGAACCTCGACCACGACAAGCCCGCCGCGGCGCTCTCGTCGCTCAGCAGCCAGAACCCTGGCGTCATCACCATCGCCAGCGCCGTCTTCGGCTCCAAGCCGCCCATCTCGGACGACGTCTTGGCCAAGGCGTTCCAGGTGGAGAAGAAACTCATCGACTGGCTCCAGTCTCAGTTCTGGGATACCAACTACTAG